A section of the Agromyces aurantiacus genome encodes:
- a CDS encoding metallopeptidase family protein, with translation MRSPVTGPHLEPLRTRIEEFDMTVASTAAYLRGLWPELEHVTFQVVDAPAEAIHDDHVDRWKVDHDERRIVFFRLPIVRFLRTQEGEEKDEKLLIESCVFRAVADFLGRDPWELAPGRYRHF, from the coding sequence ATGCGCTCGCCCGTGACCGGGCCGCACCTCGAGCCCCTGCGCACGCGCATCGAGGAGTTCGACATGACGGTCGCCTCGACCGCCGCGTACCTCCGCGGGCTGTGGCCCGAGCTCGAGCACGTGACCTTCCAGGTCGTCGACGCGCCCGCCGAGGCGATCCACGACGACCACGTCGACCGCTGGAAGGTCGATCACGACGAGCGCCGCATCGTGTTCTTCCGCCTGCCCATCGTGCGCTTCCTCCGCACGCAGGAGGGCGAGGAGAAGGATGAGAAGCTCCTGATCGAGAGCTGCGTGTTCCGCGCCGTCGCCGACTTCCTCGGCCGCGACCCCTGGGAGCTGGCGCCCGGCCGCTACCGGCACTTCTGA
- a CDS encoding DUF3499 family protein, translating into MRRCSRTACTAEAVATLTYDYADSLAVLGPLSYAREPHSYDLCARHAERTSAPRGWQIIRHVTLGEVGFSA; encoded by the coding sequence ATGAGACGTTGTTCGCGCACCGCATGCACCGCTGAGGCGGTCGCGACCCTCACGTACGACTACGCCGACTCGCTGGCCGTCCTCGGTCCGCTCTCGTACGCACGCGAGCCGCATTCGTACGACCTCTGCGCCCGCCACGCCGAGCGCACGAGCGCTCCGAGAGGCTGGCAGATCATTCGGCACGTGACCCTCGGTGAAGTAGGCTTCAGCGCATGA